A portion of the Ficedula albicollis isolate OC2 chromosome 4, FicAlb1.5, whole genome shotgun sequence genome contains these proteins:
- the EREG gene encoding proepiregulin, with protein sequence MDAGCLSARSLLLFLGYLLQAALGTTVIPLCGPGEMENCTTALIQTENSPRVAQVGITRCKPEMKDYCFHGQCVYIVDLDEHYCRCDVGFSGVRCVHSELVRQPLSKEYVALTVIVVLLFLAALSLAGYYICRRYRNKRRQTNASEYKAVGAL encoded by the exons GTTACCTATTGcaagcagccctgggcacaaCAGTGATCCCGTTATGTGGGCCTGGTGAAATGGAGAACTGCACCACAGCGCTCA TTCAAACAGAGAACAGCCCACGCGTGGCCCAGGTTGGGATAACGAGATGCAAGCCTGAAATGAAGGACTACTGCTTCCATGGGCAGTGTGTGTACATCGTGGACTTGGATGAGCATTACTGCAG GTGTGACGTGGGCTTCTCCGGCGTGCGGTGCGTGCACTCGGAGCTGGTCCGGCAGCCCCTCAGCAAGGAGTACGTGGCACTGACCGTCATCGTGGTCCTGCTCTTCCTCGCTGCCCTCTCTCTCGCCGGCTACTACATCTGCAGGAG GTACCGGAACAAGAGGAGACAAACAAATGCCAGTGAATACAAGGCAGTTGGTGCCCTATAG